The Homo sapiens chromosome 4, GRCh38.p14 Primary Assembly genome contains the following window.
tgatagttTATAATTTCAgttgttattattcttttaattccTCCTGTTAATTTGGAAATTCTATTGTTTTTCGACCATTATGGTTACACTCCTTTTTCTAGCACTCAAAAAATTTTCTGAACTATTTTATGAAactattttatgaaatttatgaGACATCAATAATCTCACAGAAGCTTCCCTTGCACTAAGATGCTTTATTTCTTCACTGCTTTCCCTCAAACTGTCACTAAAATACGAACTTTAGGATATTTTTATTCTCCTCACTCAAACCTATGAGACTTGTTTTCCAATTTCAAAGTTTTACTGAAAGAATTCGGTACTTGTAATTTcacattattctttcattttagtatttttttttctattttaaaaatctatatttagtACATTATTTCACACACATAGTCTTATAAACACTGGGGGGGAAAATCCAAATTACTACCTGTAAAGTTCTATGGGAAAGATCCATGAGTTTCCTCTTGTATTGTGCAATTTTGGCTACAGATGTAGTTTGATTCTTTTGTAGCTCACTAATATCTTCAGATAtgatctgtttaaaaaaaaattggggggggGAGGGTTAATCAAATATCACAACTATTTATCAGTTACACCTGTATGGAAATTCTAATCTTGGGATAAGCCTGAGATTCATCTCTCAAAATATAAACTCTTTCCCTATAAATCTGTGCTTtatatttcttccctttttacatacctaaaatttttttaaaagaatcatgcAAAGATATCTTTAGAGCTCTAGGAAATTTAGCAATGAGGcaatacatagaaaaaataagctgggcgtggtggctcacacctgtaatcccaccactttgggaggacgaggcaggcaaattacttaaggtcaggagttcaagaccagcctggccaacatagtgaaaccccgtctctactaaaaatacaaagaagtagctgggtgtggtggcatgcacctgtaatcccagctacttggaaggctgatgcaggagaatcacttaaacctgggggatggagccgagatcgtgccactgcactccagcctgggcaacagagtgaaactccatctcacagaaacaaaaaacaaaaaacagagtgagactccatcacacacacacacacacacacacacacacacacacggctgggcacagtgggtcactcctgtaatcctagcactttgggaggccaaggcaagaggagtgcttgagaccaggattttgagacaagcttgggcaaaatggcaagaccttgtctctacaaaaaatataaaaaattaaccaggtgtagtgctacatgcctgtaatcccagctccttaggaggctgaggtgggaggatcacttgagcccaggagtttgaggttgcagtgagccgtgatcatgccactgcactccagcatgggcaagagggagagggagagggggagagggggagagggggagagggagagagggggagagagggagagagggagagggagagagggagaagagggagaagagggagagagggggagagagagggagaagagggagagagggggagagggggagagggggagagagggagagagggggagagagggagagggagagagagggagaagagggagaaagggggagagagggagagagggagagagggggagggggagggagagagagagacagagagagagggagagacctatctcaaaaggaaaaaaagaaaacacatacttCAGAAATAATTAAGGAATCTGAAGTAACATGGAATACAGCCAACAACCAGGTCTGAGTGGAAAAAGTTAAGATGTGTAAGATGATATCTAGGGGGTGTCTTAATAGACAATTAGCCCTGTATCTAACTACTGACAGCAAGTACAGTACATTTCAACATTAACTGTTACAGAATACTTGGAGGGAGTAATCAGAGTGCAGAGGAAAAGGAATGATATTAATTATGCAGCAGGATACATTTTTATGCCTCTGGATCTTTGACTTGCTGTTTTACCTGACTGAAATCCCACTATTCTGCCTTAGGAAGTCTTAACCTTACAGGGTAGGTTAAAATCTCACTATTTTATTAAAGCATCCCAATCAGAATTAATCCCATAATTGTCTCTATCATAATTAATCATTCTATGCCACTGGCTTACATTTACATGTTACAAGAAAGAGGTTAAGATTGTGCAAGACATATTTTAGCACATCCACCTGCACACATCACCTTTTACAGAAACTTTCCAATGCCAGGCCATGCTGAAAGGACAAAATTAGGTGGCCATGTTTTATATTACAAAACCTAGGCAATCTCCCCATCCCAATTTTGAAAAATCACCAGGGTTTTTAGATACAAGAGTACTTACAACATTATTTTCTACCAGtaataactaaaaaaattagacatGTTATCAGCCACAGTATTTATTAACAAATACTAAAACCATCTAGGAATTGATCCAAGAAAGCCATCTAGGAATTGATCCAAGAAAGAACGCATGAGATTTTAaaagggaatattttaaaattattttaaaggacaTAAAAGACTGCAAGGATTAAAGAGACATACCACATTCATGGATGAAatgatttaatattaaaattcaatTCCCACAAATTAGTCTTTGCATTTAATGCAATTCCAACCATAATTCTAGCATTCTGACAAATTGATTCTAAAGTTTTTATGGAAGAATAAAGACCCATAAAGACCcagaaaactttgaaaagaagAACCAAGATTAGAGATTCATGCTACTAGATATTAAGATACACTACAAAGCCATAAGACTAAAAAAATGTGGAATGGGTGGGTATAAGAACAGACCAACTGGCCAATGAAACATAAGAGAGGGTCTAGAAATagatcacatatatatatgcaaacagTGTAATTTAAATTCTTTGATAATCATTGAggaatatcatatttttataggcaatattaaaaatatagggctgggcgcagtggctcacgcctgtaatcccagcactttgggaggccaagacgggtggatcacgaggtcaggagatcgagaccatcctggctaacacggtgaaaccccatttctactaaaaatacaaaaaattagccaggcgtggtggtgggcgcctgtagtcctagctacttgggaggctgaggcagaacaatggcgtgaacccaggaggcggagcttgcagtgagccgagattgcgccactgcactccagcctgggcgacagaacgagacccccatctcaaaaaaaaaaaaaaaaaaaaaatggacccactatttagagaaaaataaatctgagtTCATACCACATACTTTATATAAAGGTAAACTTCATGATGACAACAAAAGACTCAAACGTGAAAGGTTaaactctaaattttttttaatgtaggatACTCTCAGACTTTGGGGTGAAAAATTATTTAAGCAAATtcccaaaaagaaaatacaaggcaAACATTTAATGGATatcattacattaaaattaaggatTTCTCTTCAACTACAGACACCAAAGACAGAATTAACAAAGAGATGAGAAACTAGAAGATATTTACAACGTTATAAACAGAGACTACAATCTAGAGTAAATGATTACTGAagttcaataaagaaaaaataggaagccCAGTGGAAACACTGGCCAAAGATATGAATGATTTCAGTTCTGGACAAGATGGACTAAGCATATACAACCCCAATCTCTCCCATTTAATATAGCTATAAAACTTGGATGGAATACACGGGGCAGCTATTTGGGAACTCTGGCAGGAAGATCAGGTAAGATAGGAATTTAAAGTACCAATAAACTTGTGGTGAGTTTACCCATTTTTCCCCTCAGGCGTCCCTAGTCTGGTTTCAACCCAGCCTCAAACCTGGAAATGAGCATAAATGCTGAAAGGGAGCTCCAAGGGAAGTCTGCTAGTTATAGTGGGAGGAGATACATCGTATTACCTAGAGAAAGGTTTCTCAACTTCAGCACTATTAATCTTGGGTAATTCCTTGTTGTGGGAGTACTGTTCTGTACACTGCAGAATGTGTGCAGCATCTGGGCCTCTACACATTAGACGCCTGTAGTACTCCCCAACCAAgagtctccagacattgccaaatgtgcTCTGGGAGAcaaaatcaccaccaccaccacaagccACTACTAAGAAGTACTGCTCTAAGACTTGAAATAATAGATTAAAAggaaatgctgaaaaaaaaaaaaaagtccaaataactcaaaagaaagcagaaaagtagAAACAGGAATGAAAAACAGAGGctacaaacacaaaacaaataaatggtaGGACTAAATCCAAACTTTTTGCTGTCTACAAGAATCTCGCttcaaatataacaatatagGTAGGTTAAAAGCAAAAAGATGGACAAAGGTATGCCATACAAACACtttttatcaaaagaaaggtagCGTGGCTATGTTAACACCAGACAAAGACTTCTGAGTGTCTTGAGTAAGtgtccatgaacagatgaatggataaagaaaacatggtgtgtatgtgtacacatatatacacacacaatagaatactatttaatcatgaaaaagaatgaagtgctaccatttgcagcaacatagatgaacttggaagacattttgttaagtgaaataagccacgtGCAGAAAGATAaattctgcatgttctcactcatatgtggaagctaaaaaaagttgatttagtagaagaaaagagtaGAATAGTGGCTACTAGAGGTGGAGAAAGAGTAGGAGTAGGGAACTGCCAAAGGTTGCTTAACAGATACAAAAGTACAGCTGGATAGGAGGATTAAGTTccagtgttctatagcactataGGTAACTATAATTCACAACCATTTATTGTGTTTCAAATAGCTATAGGAGTGAATTTCCCATGATACCaacaaatgataaatgtatggggtaatggatatgctaattactttatttgatcattacacactatATCCATGTATTGAATTATCACACtatgccccataaatatgtagtTATGTATcgattaaaaacaataaaagaaaaggcCATTAGAGAAGATTTAAAACTTACCGAGGATTAAGAGGGAtatgatataataataaaaggtaaaTTTGCCAAGAAAACACAACAATCCTATATAACAACAGCCCTTCAAACTAttaatacatgaagcaaaaactgagaaatgaaaggagaaaaacacaaaTCCGTAAGTGTTGCTGTAGATTTCAAATCTCTTCTCAAACTAGCAGacagaaaaaacaacaagaatACAGAACTGAGCAATACTATCAACCAACTGGATCTCACTGACATTAATAGAAAACTTCACCCAAggactgcagaatacacattattttcatagGCTCCTGGGTTATAAAACCTCAGcaaagttggccgggcgcagtggctcacgcctgtaaccctagcactttcgggaggccgagatgggtggatcacgaggtcaggagatcgagaccatcctggttaacacggtgaaaccccgtctctactaaaaatacaaaaaattagccgggcgtggtggcaggcgcctgtagtcccagctactccggaggctgaggaaggagaatggcgtgaactcaggaggtggagcttgcagcgagcctagatcgcgccactgtgctccagcctgggcgacagagcgagagacgtctcaaaaaaaaaaaaaaaaaaaaaaaaaccttagcaaagttaaaagaattgaaatcatagaAATTTCTCTGACCTTTAAGAATCTTTAAGTATTTAattatgaaagtttttttttttttttttttttttttttttttttttgaggagtctcactctgtcgcccaggctggagtgcagtggcacgatttctgttcactgcaacctctgcctcccgggttcaaacaattctcatgcctcagcctcccaagttgctggcattacaggcgtgcaccacgacacccagctaatttttgaattttttagtacagaccaggttttgccaagtcggccaggcttgtcttgaactcctgatctcaagtgatccacccaccctggtcTCCTAAAAAAGTCtactttatgaaataaaatattaagtatatttaaGCATTAATTTTATCAACATACAATAATATACCAAGACAATTATATGTCAACATAAAATAATCATTACTATAACCTTCATTTTCATAAGGCCCCATAAATAATAATATGCAATCCCTGGCTGAAACTGGAAATGACAGTCTAATTAATCCACTAAGACAAGAATTCTAAATTCATTATTATATCAAATCAGATTCATGTGATTTGGGGACTTCTATCATAAAGAAGGTAGTTGTATAAAACTATTAAATTGCAGTGTATGCTACATTGTTTCCTGATTAAGATAAAACAgtagcacatatactaaaaagaattaaatgtctATAATCCCTTTCCCTACTTCCAGGGCCAGGGAATAAAAAGCTAAATGCTTACATCTAATCTGGTTTGATGCTGCTTAGTCATCTGATCTTGAACCTTCAGTCTTCGGAGAAGTTCCTTAAAACCCACCATTGGTACAGGAATTAACCTGAAGAAACGCAGTGAACAATTTTCAGACCTTAAGCCTATTACTACaaaatacaagaagtgaaggTTTTAGTAACACTCATGTAATTTTACATCAACTTTCTAGGGCTCTAAGGCAGATCTATGACTATGAGATAACCATGTTATACCAAAGAGATTTTATTCAAcctccctattttacaaatgaggaaatacaGTTCAGTCAAAACATTACATTATTAAATGAAAACGCAAATAGAATTTTCCGCTCCTAGTTAGTTCTCACTATGCTATGCTGCCTtaccataatctttttttttcttatttttttctttttgttttggctgAAGCTTTAGCTGGacaataatcaatattttttaaaggccaggaaaatgaaaataaacttgtCTCATATGTAAGAATTATAATTAATAGCTCCCATGTTTGCTTTCCTAGTAGCAAATATTAGTTCTTAAATGAAACAAGATGAAGACATACTTACTTTTCAGAATCAGGGTTATCTACCTTGGCCTGTTCCCAGATAATAGGATCAACACCtaccacaaataaaaaatattttttctaaaacaattttctatttttataatatgtgtATGACAAAGGCTTTCCTAAAGCAAGACCCTATACCTAGAAGCTATAATGAAAAGTGACTGTCAAATATAATCatggtaaaaatacaaatttttgcagaataaataaagttcaaaaaaaGCACAGATTGAAAGGAACTATCTATAACCTATAGGATAATAGATTAACCTCCAGAATATAGAAAGAGTTCCTATACatcaaaaaggaagacaaaaaaatctagaaaatgggcaaaggacacaaaTAGGTAactcacaaaaaatataaatgtagctaataaacatattaaaaataagtattaatttttaaattaattattttgccATCAGTGGCCAGAAAAAATAACATTCCTGTTATGAATATAAACGGTAGAACTTTCcctggagggcaatttggcaatatctaacaTACATAATATTGACTCAAAAATTTCATTACCAGAGATCTATTCTAAAGAAATATATACCAATGTGTTCTAAGACATGTTTACAAGGATATTGTTAATTACTGTACagtttataatagtaaaaagaaaacaacttagaGGTGTTAAGTAAAGGTGtatccatggaatactatgcaatgTTTAAATACAGTAAGATTTATCTTCATGTATTGACATGAAAAGTGCTAAGGAATACTGTAAAAAGGCAAGCTGAAGGTGTATATGGAGaatccttttttaaaagatcTACATGTAAATATGCTTACATTTCAAATCACAGATAAAGGATTAAACATAGTACCATAAATTGACAGTAGTTACTTCCGGGGAAAGGAACTAAAGGTAATCTATCACATAGTCAATCTAGTTATGCCATCCAGAATATTTTACAGTTAGAATACATTCAGGTTTTACTTGAATATTCAGTTAAAATGAGAtaagctagaaaaaaataagccaaaattTTACTAGTAAATTACCTTTGGGTAGATGGATTATGGACTATTTTTCTTCAGTTCACTATTtctcaaaatttctattttaacatatacatattagctatataataaaaaactaaatgaatacaaatattcAAAACTATTTCCCAAATAAGTAGATATATGACAAGATGATACTAATTTTATTAGCATTAATAACCAACCAACACCTCTGAAATACGGGGAGTGTTTAGttctaaatctttctttttttttgaactCTGTGATTCTAGAAACATACCAGCAGGAGGATTCTGTAAAAGCTGTTTGATCTGTGCAGGAGAAAGTTCTGTTCTAGTCATAGAAAGGGTTACACCAAGTTGCTGCAATTGTGTTTTTATATTGGCTTGTTCAAAATGGGCATATAGCGTTGTAGCTGGAACTCTTCTTGAAGTACCATTTGGCGAACGCTCAACAACATAAATAACAACTTCTGTCCTGAAGGAAGAATAaccaatttataaaatatggagCACAAAACTCATAGCGACAAACCTCAGCATATCATAGCATGTGATTTCAGAAGGGTTTAAGTTGAATTCAGAAATGGTTGTTTTAGGAGGcaattaaaatgtttcctttttttttttttttgagcaaggtttgctctgttgcccaggctggagtgcagtggtatcatcactgcagcctcaatgtcccaggcttaagcaattctcccacctcagcctccaagtaactGAGAGTACAGCTGCACACCCGCTACGTTTAGCTtacatgtatgtgtgtctatacataaatatatatgatatatatatatatatatttttaaatttttttgagagacggacactcgctatgttgcctaggctagtctcaaactcctggtctcaagcaatcctcccaccttgacctcccaaagttctgggattacaggtatgatgagctgctgtgcccaactgttttcttcttaaatctTGGAAAATAAGAAAGTTTTACTTCATGTAATGTTCATTTACAAATCAACCTAAATGATAAAGTTAAAAAGAACCAGGTAAATAAgatagtatttgtttttttttttgagacggagtctctctctgtccctcaggctggagttcagtggctcaatcttggctcactgcaagctccgcctcctgggttcatgccactctcctgcctcagcctccctcgtagctgggactacaggcacctgccaccacgcccggctgattttttttgtatttttagtagagacagggtttcaccgtgtcagccaggatggcctcgatctcctgacctcatgatccgcccgtctcggcctcccaaagtgctgggattacaggcgtgagccaccgtgcccggccaataagataatatttataaaaggGTTTGCTTAGTTGCAAAATCCTATGTAAATGTTATTTACTATAGGAAATTCTGTTGAAATTTATGGGCTGCTTCTCTGCAATTACAACCACAAGTAAAATCTGTTCAATTATTGCATCTCATTAATAATCATTCCTCCAAATATCCTAAAATAAATGTCTTGCCACTAACACTGAGAATTATACTTAGGTCAAGGGAAGTAAAGCaataatatttattcatgaaTGAACATGAACAGTAATGAGTTAATAACATTTTCCAATAACATCTTTATGGCCCTCAATTTGCACGCATCTATGACAAATGGTCCCTTCCTGGCCTGAATGAAAATCTAGAAAATTATTAGCATCTAGTAagttaaaaaatccaaaattttaaaaaaacttttaaataaatgtttttatcaaTACTGAATAATCACTAGCTGAGAAAAGGCATTCTGCTCTGAGAGTTAATTTGTGCTTTAGCAACAAAAACATTATTGATCACTCCCTTAGGAccagaaataaatacacagaaataaacagtatatttatgtatacttACTGATCATCTGGCAATGTTTTAGTGCCCTCTACATTTACAGTAAGGGTCTGGTTTCCTCCCAAAACTTTATGCAATGATTCTACCAACTGTTGTTGTTGGCTTCgaatctctgtttcttttttgttgaaaactaaaACCACTAGCCCATCTTCATCTTTATTACTGGGCATGCAACTATAACCTACTGCCTGTGGAAtgacaaaataaacaatataaaaaatatgtacagATCTTAAATCAGGTGTTTAATATTAATAGCTTAATATCTGCTAAAATGGGAAAAACAACTTAATGTCTGGTAATTAAGGGAATAATGATTCTTCCCACCATTTTGTGCCCTAGGAGGtcacaaaattataaagaaaaactattttaccCAGGAATAACATTAACCTATAGAGTAAGATTAACATTTCCTCTTTGAGAGAGTAACTAAACAGCTTTCTCCCCTAAAAAATTTTGATATTCATTATTGTTGGTTGTTTCTGAACCATCTGCATGTCATTATAAAAGTGACTGCAAAAATCACCaactaattataatttatttcactaTACAGATTCTCAACTtatgatttttccattttatagggTGTGAAAGCAATACgcattcatatatacatacatgtaaacCATACATGGAATTCTgatcttttagtttttattataaaattattattattataagatgGACTTGATGTTAGATTATTCTGCCCAATTGTAcactaatgtaagtgttctgagcatgtttaaagtAGGCTAGGCTAGGCTATGATgcttggtaggttaggtgtattaaatgcatttctgaattacaatattttcaattatgatgggtttattgggatgtaacccaTAATAAGTTGAGGA
Protein-coding sequences here:
- the NUP54 gene encoding nucleoporin p54 isoform X3 codes for the protein MPSNKDEDGLVVLVFNKKETEIRSQQQQLVESLHKVLGGNQTLTVNVEGTKTLPDDQTEVVIYVVERSPNGTSRRVPATTLYAHFEQANIKTQLQQLGVTLSMTRTELSPAQIKQLLQNPPAGVDPIIWEQAKVDNPDSEKLIPVPMVGFKELLRRLKVQDQMTKQHQTRLDIISEDISELQKNQTTSVAKIAQYKRKLMDLSHRTLQVLIKQEIQRKSGYAIQADEEQLRVQLDTIQGELNAPTQFKGRLNELMSQIRMQNHFGAVRSEERYYIDADLLREIKQHLKQQQEGLSHLISIIKDDLEDIKLVEHGLNETIHIRGGVFS